One segment of Clarias gariepinus isolate MV-2021 ecotype Netherlands chromosome 6, CGAR_prim_01v2, whole genome shotgun sequence DNA contains the following:
- the kdm4aa gene encoding uncharacterized protein kdm4aa isoform X1 encodes MASDSVAQAPGSRIMTFHPTKEEFKDFSRYIAYMESKGAHLAGMAKVVPPKDWKPRRTYDDIDDLVIPAPIQQVVTGQSGLFTQYNIQKKPMTVREFRKIAYTDRFCNPRYADFDELERKYWKNLTLNSPLFGVDVNGTLYDPDVSVWNIGHLNTILDTVENESGIKIEGVNTPSLYFGMWKSTFAWHTEDMDLYSINYLHFGEPKSWYVVPPEYGKRLERLAKGFFPGSARSCEAFLRHKMTLISPSILRKYGIPLEKVAQEAGQFIVTFPYAYHAGFNHGFNCAESTNFATQRWIDYGKQAALCLCRKDMVKISMDVFVLKFQPERYKLWMAGKDRMIIDHSKPTPEAAEFLQGGKTPGETGDLSNSGPAETRGEIETADEDRGEREAQKKEMAADETDTQREDKMIENAGAHKITTETQKENAEEEEAESRKIQLEADSEMEKTRTEIDIEKEVTDGKREKTERKELEIKIPDNKAGLAETNQPEREIDEMEMETENDSTESRKKNKTDGEEVQTDTAEMETEEIKQTEIETKSARNNLETGNKELNSSEIKKDMGETDSKETEKKNLSVVQETEKENLSVVQETDTSVTEMETQKSWMDSQETDRENRENEKEEREAEESMRDNLKRGQMEIETVCGKLEGETDETLSGKMESKTESGKMNSKTERDDLDRETWNGKIKDDTGETWRGEMQSEKWPGGIESEVVETGEEKMRCETGYAEIGSKPGGEELETKTGSREMESETGVGKMVIETGNGQVKSEAACGQVESKAGNGQVESEAACGQLESEAACGQVESEAACGQLESEAACGQLESEAACGQLESEAACGQLESEAACGQVESEAACGQVESEAACGQVESEAAGGQVESEAAGGQVESEAAGGVLESEAAGAQVESEAAGGQVESEAAGGQVESEAAGGQVESEAAGGQVESEAAGGQVESEAAGKHIECVAASGQTESETGEKNRREMQSATREMENGQMESETGERSRGEMENRTEELESIHENKTGENSREDMEIETGEIQSETIETGREIESEKGSGEMECDTEKLRLEEVVSKTDETWKRDIESETGEAARRMIEDEKGVNTEGETKRQAIEIETTKEEVGIETKTRDETVRGEVKNDTGRGKIVSITGKEGMENETGEIGFGEIKNIMGQDTESVTVRWETESITKKKEMQNETEGAGTEEVENTIRKEDMESETENKNWKENLESETGRGETNNITLDKDPESETGRVVTESIALREEIESETENITLRDDLEGETERGETENRSLKKEVESETENTSLKKEVESETENTSLKEEVASETENISLKEEVESETENISLKEEVESETENISLKKEVESETENISLKEEMESKTVGQQTENITLREDLESETVRGDVSEKSDDEDGQITKTVKEEPVSATPEEKLEENGTEIIETGEEKEVTETEEEMKTISVSVQRKRSSSKPKVRMKRQRAASAGFAEAVELVKRKRTRLSLPETKREAKQSCLVGQDESDNEDSIKVCAPALKRKKKPDHSHLETSPHHLQSIKQPVTITPKTHIRRHSTPLSCHITASSQARSIPCRPKESTPCCDLRAKQPQANSTTPLSRRAVGTKPNKTKVKSPPNSITTDPSDLSIQAKPTNNSRHRGNIAPKRRKSSPKHEAKSRESHGRSVSNEDIGEIREPYRGSSAQRFFQRTLSPAEVLHVHSYAKGDYNDLDREERDSDTDTEMQEKEQQGAEDDSDFEALNSLVRLPRHHPLIKDSISDEELQDQTLIEEDGLEGELWAKPLAQLWQNKPHNEQREREYNREMGLQPPYCAVCMIFQTHQRSEEADCEQTSVHVGRQMRTKPLIPEICFTTTTEESTDLHLSTPHLEQDGTSLLISCSQCCVRVHASCYGVSPERVTKDWKCARCRANAHTESCCLCSLRGGALHRANNDKWVHVLCAVAVLEARFVNITERSPVDLSDIPFQRFKLKCYYCKRRMKKTMGCCVQCSHGRCPTSYHPTCAQAAGVLMHPDEWPFIVHVTCCRHKGPVQSERKKETMREISAGQRVICKHKNGRYYQCDVVQLTKETFYEVNFDDGSFSDNLFPEDIVGRDCAQLGPPPLGEVVQVRWTDGLIYGAKFVAAHVIQMYQVEFEDGSQLTAKRDDVYTLDEELPKRVKSRLSKASDMRFDGIFGEKKLQDSKRQRVINSRYRGDYIEPVIYRTIME; translated from the exons GATGTAAGCGTGTGGAACATCGGGCATCTGAACACTATCCTGGACACAGTGGAGAACGAGAGTGGCATCAAGATTGAAGGGGTGAACACACCGTCCCTGTACTTCGGGATGTGGAAGAGTACGTTTGCCTGGCACACTGAGGATATGGATCTCTACAGTATCAACTATCTGCACTTTGGAGAACCTAAATCATG GTACGTTGTGCCTCCAGAATACGGGAAGCGATTAGAACGTCTCGCAAAAG GCTTTTTCCCTGGAAGTGCTCGAAGTTGTGAAGCCTTCCTGCGACACAAAATGACTCTGATTTCCCCGTCAATACTGAGAAAGTATGGCATTCCTCTAGAGAAG GTTGCACAGGAAGCAGGTCAGTTTATTGTGACCTTTCCCTACGCCTATCATGCTGGATTTAATCACGGATTCAACTGTGCAGAGTCCACAAACTTCGCCACTCAGCGCTGGATCGACTACGGCAAGCAGGCAGCATTA TGTTTGTGCCGTAAAGATATGGTAAAGATCTCCATGGACGTATTTGTGCTGAAGTTCCAGCCAGAGCGATATAAACTGTGGATGGCAGGAAAGGACAGAATGATAATTGACCACTCCAAACCCACACCAGAAGCAGCAGAGTTCCTGCAAGGTGGAAAGACACCAGGAGAAACGGGAGATCTCAGCAACAGCGGCCCTGCTGAAACCAGAGGAGAGATCGAGACAGCAGATGAagatagaggggagagagaggcgCAAAAGAAAGAGATGGCGGCAGATGAGACGGATACACAGAGAGAAGACAAAATGATAGAAAATGCTGGTGCGCATAAAATAACCACAGAAACACAGAAGGAAAATGCagaggaagaggaagcagaGAGCAGAAAGATTCAGCTAGAAGCAGATAGTGAAATGGAGAAGACACGGACTGAAATAGACATAGAGAAAGAAGTGActgatggaaagagagagaaaacagaaagaaaagagtTGGAGATAAAAATACCAGACAATAAGGCAGGTCTGGCAGAGACAAACCAACCTGAAAGAGAAATAGATGAAATGGAGATGGAGACAGAAAATGACAGCACAGAGAGcagaaaaaagaataagacTGATGGGGAAGAAGTACAGACAGATACAGCAGAGATGGAGActgaagaaataaaacagacagAGATTGAAACTAAGTCAGCAAGGAACAATCTAGAAACTGGAAACAAAGAGCTGAATAGCAGTGAGATAAAGAAAGACATGGGTGAGACAGATAGTAaagagactgaaaaaaaaaacctttctgtGGTACAAGAGACGGAAAAAGAAAACCTGTCTGTGGTACAAGAGACGGACACATCAGTGACGGAGATGGAAACGCAAAAGAGTTGGATGGACAGtcaagagacagacagagaaaatagggaaaatgaaaaagaagagagagaggcagaagaGTCAATGAGGgacaatttaaaaagaggccaaATGGAGATTGAGACAGTGTGTGGAAAGCTGGAAGGTGAAACGGATGAAACGTTGAGTGGCAAGATGGAGAGCAAGACAGAAAGTGGAAAGATGAACAGTAAAACTGAGAGGGATGATCTGGACAGAGAAACAtggaatggaaaaataaaagatgacaCAGGGGAGACATGGAGAGGAGAAATGCAAAGTGAGAAATGGCCTGGGGGCATAGAGAGTGAGGTAGTAGAGACAGGGGAAGAAAAGATGAGATGTGAGACAGGGTATGCAGAAATAGGGAGTAAGCCAGGGGGCGAAGAGCTGGAGACTAAGACTGGAAGCAGAGAGatggagagtgagacaggggTTGGAAAGATGGTGATTGAGACCGGGAATGGACAGGTGAAGAGTGAGGCAGCGTGTGGGCAGGTGGAAAGCAAGGCAGGAAATGGACAGGTGGAGAGCGAGGCAGCGTGTGGGCAGTTGGAGAGCGAGGCAGCGTGTGGGCAGGTGGAGAGCGAGGCAGCGTGTGGGCAGTTGGAGAGCGAGGCAGCGTGTGGGCAGTTGGAGAGCGAGGCAGCGTGTGGGCAGTTGGAGAGCGAGGCAGCGTGTGGGCAGTTGGAGAGCGAGGCAGCGTGTGGGCAGGTGGAGAGCGAGGCAGCGTGTGGGCAGGTGGAGAGCGAGGCAGCGTGTGGGCAGGTGGAGAGCGAGGCAGCGGGTGGGCAGGTGGAGAGCGAGGCAGCGGGTGGGCAGGTGGAGAGCGAGGCAGCGGGTGGGGTGTTGGAGAGCGAGGCAGCGGGTGCGCAGGTGGAGAGCGAGGCAGCGGGTGGGCAGGTGGAGAGCGAGGCAGCGGGTGGGCAGGTGGAGAGCGAGGCAGCGGGTGGGCAGGTGGAGAGCGAGGCAGCGGGTGGGCAGGTGGAGAGCGAGGCAGCGGGTGGGCAGGTGGAGAGCGAGGCAGCGGGTAAACATATAGAGTGTGTGGCAGCGAgtggacagacagagagtgagacaggcgAGAAGAATCGAAGAGAAATGCAAAGTGCAACAAGAGAGATGGAGAATGGACAGATGGAAagtgagacaggagagagaagcAGGGGAGAGATGGAGAATAGAACAGAAGAGTTGGAGAGTATACACGAGAATAAAACAGGAGAGAATAGCAGAGAAGACATGGAGATTGAAACAGGGGAGATTCAGAGTGAAACAATAGAAACAGGGCGAGAGATTGAGAGTGAGAAAGGCAGTGGTGAAATGGAGTGTGATACAGAAAAATTAAGGTTAGAAGAAGTGGTCAGCAAGACAGATGAGACATGGAAAAGAGACATAGAGAGTGAGACGGGAGAGGCCGCAAGAAGAATGATCGAGGACGAGAAAGGAGTAAATACTGAGGGAGAAACCAAGAGACAAGCTATAGAGATTGAGACAACTAAAGAAGAGGTGGGGATCGAGACAAAGACAAGGGATGAGACAGTAAGAGGGGAGGTGAAGAATGACACTGGGAGAGGAAAGATAGTAAGCATAACAGGGAAAGAAGGGATGGAGAATGAGACAGGAGAGATTGGGTTCGGAGAGATTAAGAATATAATGGGGCAAGACACTGAGAGTGTGACAGTAAGATGGGAGACTGAGAGCATAACgaagaagaaagaaatgcaGAATGAGACAGAAGGGGCAGGAACAGAAGAGGTAGAGAACACAATAAGGAAAGAAGACatggagagtgagacagaaaataaaaattggaaGGAAAACcttgagagtgagacagggagaGGAGAGACAAACAACATAACTTTAGATAAAGATCCTGAAAGTGAGACAGGAAGAGTGGTGACAGAAAGCATAGCTTTGAGGGAAGAAattgagagtgagacagagaataTAACTTTGAGGGATGACCTTgagggtgagacagagagaggggagacAGAAAACAGAAGTTTAAAGAAAGAAgtggagagtgagacagagaacaCAAGTTTGAAGAAAGAAgtggagagtgagacagagaacaCAAGTTTGAAGGAAGAAGTGGCGAGTGAGACAGAGAACATAAGTTTGAAGGAAGAAgtggagagtgagacagagaacaTAAGTTTGAAGGAAGAAgtggagagtgagacagagaacataagtttaaagaaagaagtggagagtgagacagagaacaTAAGTTTAAAGGAAGAAATGGAAAGTAAAACAGTGGGACAGCAGACAGAGAATATAACGTTGAGGGAAGACCTggagagtgagacagtgagaggtGACGTGTCCGAAAAGTCTGATGATGAAGATGGGCAAATTACTAAGACTGTGAAAGAAGAGCCTGTTTCAGCAACTCCAGAGGAAAAATTAGAAGAGAATGGGACAGAGATCATAGAGACTGGAGAAGAGAAAGAGGTGACAGAGACGGAAGAAGAGATGAAGACCATCAGTGTTTCTGTTCAGAGGAAGAG AAGCAGTTCCAAGCCAAAGGTCAGAATGAAGCGGCAAAGAGCGGCGAGTGCTGGTTTTGCTGAGGCTGTAGAGCTGGTCAAGCGAAAAAGAACCAGGCTCAGTCTACCTGAAACAAAGCGTGAGGCCAAACAGTCATGTTTAGTGGGCCAAG ATGAGAGTGACAATGAGGACAGCATTAAAGTGTGTGCTCCAGcactgaaaaggaaaaagaagccAGACCACTCCCACTTAGAAACTTCGCCGCATCATCTTCAGTCAATTAAACAGCCTGTCACCATCACTCCTAAAACACACATCCGACGCCATAGCACTCCTCTGTCCTGCCATATCACTGCGTCTTCCCAGGCTCGCAGCATTCCCTGTCGGCCCAAAGAATCCACTCCATGCTGTGATCTTAGAGCTAAGCAGCCTCAGGCTAACAGCACCACCCCTCTGTCTCGGCGTGCAGTTGGCACCAAACCCAACAAAACCAAGGTAAAATCTCCGCCTAACAGCATCACCACAGACCCGAGTGACCTCAGCATTCAGGCTAAACCCACCAATAACTCAAGACACCGTGGTAATATCGCACCAAAACGCAGGAAAAGCAGCCCTAAACATGAAGCCAAATCTAGGGAGAGTCATGGCAGGTCTGTTTCAAACGAGGACATTGGTGAGATAAGGGAACCCTACAGAGGGAGCTCAGCTCAGCGGTTTTTTCAAAGGACACTCAGTCCAGCTGAGGTGCTCCATGTCCACAGCTACGCTAAAGGAGACTACAACGATCTGGACCGAGAGGAAAGGGACAGCGACACGGACACGGAGATGCAGGAGAAAGAACAg cagggggcagaagATGACTCTGACTTTGAGGCACTGAACAGTTTGGTGAGGCTGCCCAGGCATCATCCACTAATAAAGGACAGCATCAGTGATGAGG AGCTTCAGGACCAGACCTTAATTGAAGAGGATGGTTTGGAGGGTGAGCTGTGGGCTAAGCCTCTGGCCCAGCTATGGCAGAACAAACCTCACAACGAACAACGGGAGAGAGAGTACAACAGAGAGATGGGTCTTCAGCCACCGTACTGTGCCGTCTGTATGATTTTTCAAACACACCAGAGG TCTGAAGAGGCTGACTGTGAGCAGACTTCAGTTCATGTTGGACGTCAGATGAGGACAAAGCCACTGATTCCTGAGATATGTTTCACCACAACCACTGAAGAGTCCACTGACCTTCATCTATCCACTCCTCATTTGGAGCAGGATGGAACCAGCCTGCTCATCAGCTGCTCCCAgtgttgtgtgcgtgtgcatgcaa GTTGCTATGGCGTTTCCCCTGAGCGAGTCACAAAAGACTGGAAATGTGCCCGATGTAGAGCCAATGCCCACAcagag AGTTGTTGTCTGTGCTCGTTAAGAGGTGGAGCCTTACACAGAGCCAACAATGACAA GTGGGTACATGTGCTGTGTGCTGTGGCAGTGTTAGAGGCTCGCTTCGTGAACATCACAGAGAGATCTCCAGTGGATCTCAGTGACATTCCCTTTCAGAGATTTAAGCtg AAATGTTACTACTGTAAAAGGCGGATGAAGAAGACGATGGGATGCTGCGTGCAGTGTTCACATGGCCGCTGCCCCACCTCGTACCACCCTACCTGTGCCCAAGCTGCAGGTGTCCTTATGCACCCAGATGAATGGCCTTTCATCGTCCATGTCACCTGCTGCCGTCACAAAGGTCCTGTCCAGTCAGAG aggaaaaaggagaccATGAGGGAAATCAGCGCTGGCCAGAGAGTAATCTGCAAGCACAAAAACGGACGCTACTACCAGTGTGATGTAGTGCAGCTGACTAAAGAGACATTTTATGAGGTCAACTTTGATGATGGGTCCTTTAGTGACAACCTCTTTCCTGAAGACATTGTG GGCCGTGATTGTGCCCAACTGGGTCCTCCACCCCTGGGAGAGGTCGTCCAAGTGCGTTGGACAGATGGACTTATTTATGGAGCCAAATTTGTGGCAGCACATGTCATTCAAATGTACCAG